From one Pseudothermotoga sp. genomic stretch:
- a CDS encoding glycosyltransferase family 2 protein codes for MSWTLLQHSILFFCWFVGWLIFWRLRFISESKSNDLPKVSLIVPARNEEKNLPKLLSALKEQTYKNLQIIVVNDNSTDATKQVVMRFDGIVLVDLKEEPPPGWVGKSWACWNGYLKSDGEIIVFMDADVEPARNAVETLVALLMKDGGLVSVWPNQRLEKFYEHLTLPFNMIVVGSMGSFSAFNLKPMGAYGPVVVVKRKDYEETKGHSAFKNGVLEDIKLGRLFIEKGYAVNNYLGGRIIKFRMYPNGFKEMFEGFTKNMSLGAASAGLNFFLVFSWLVGVYSSIFNLLSPSFFIYYFLFVLQIHIVSRKTGDYNFLDALLYPMHFSFFLIVFFTSLIKVIFFKTVVWKGRKIRV; via the coding sequence ATGTCTTGGACGCTGCTACAACATTCAATCTTGTTTTTCTGCTGGTTTGTCGGATGGTTGATTTTTTGGAGATTGAGATTCATATCTGAGTCGAAGTCTAACGATCTTCCAAAAGTTTCACTGATCGTTCCTGCACGCAATGAGGAGAAGAACTTACCGAAACTTCTTTCGGCGTTGAAGGAACAAACTTATAAGAACCTCCAAATAATCGTTGTGAACGACAATTCTACCGATGCGACAAAACAAGTTGTGATGAGGTTCGATGGTATCGTCTTGGTGGATCTCAAGGAAGAACCTCCACCAGGATGGGTTGGGAAGTCTTGGGCATGTTGGAACGGTTATTTGAAAAGCGATGGAGAAATCATCGTGTTCATGGACGCCGATGTTGAACCAGCGAGGAACGCAGTGGAAACTTTAGTCGCACTTTTAATGAAGGACGGTGGTCTCGTCTCAGTTTGGCCGAACCAAAGGCTGGAAAAATTCTATGAACATTTGACCTTGCCTTTCAACATGATCGTCGTAGGCTCGATGGGAAGTTTTTCTGCTTTCAATCTGAAGCCCATGGGCGCATATGGACCAGTTGTGGTTGTGAAGAGGAAGGACTATGAAGAAACTAAAGGTCATTCGGCGTTCAAGAACGGCGTACTTGAGGATATAAAACTTGGAAGGTTGTTTATAGAGAAAGGTTATGCGGTGAACAACTATCTTGGAGGCAGGATCATAAAGTTTCGCATGTATCCGAATGGTTTTAAAGAGATGTTTGAAGGCTTCACTAAAAATATGTCTTTAGGTGCGGCCTCGGCGGGTTTGAATTTCTTCTTGGTATTTTCTTGGCTGGTGGGTGTTTATTCTTCAATCTTTAATCTTCTTTCACCATCGTTTTTCATCTATTATTTTTTGTTCGTTTTGCAGATACACATCGTTTCCAGGAAAACTGGTGATTACAATTTTTTAGATGCTCTTCTTTATCCAATGCATTTTTCATTCTT
- a CDS encoding peroxiredoxin, protein MLKIGSEALNFSLKDQDGNLIQLFQFKGKKVLLSFHPLAWTSVCAEQMKALEQNYEEFEKLNTVPLGLSVDPVPSKKAWAGSLGLKRLRILSDFWPHGEVAKLYGIFREKDGFSERANVIVDETGKVIFFKVYPIRELPDLNEILNFLKTH, encoded by the coding sequence ATGTTGAAAATCGGTTCTGAAGCATTGAATTTTTCATTGAAGGATCAAGATGGGAACTTGATTCAACTTTTTCAATTCAAAGGTAAAAAGGTGCTGCTTTCGTTCCATCCTTTGGCGTGGACTTCTGTGTGCGCGGAGCAAATGAAAGCTTTGGAGCAAAATTATGAAGAGTTCGAAAAACTGAACACGGTTCCTTTGGGCTTGAGTGTGGATCCTGTGCCGAGCAAAAAAGCTTGGGCTGGTTCTTTAGGATTGAAAAGATTGAGGATCCTTTCAGATTTCTGGCCACACGGAGAGGTTGCAAAACTTTACGGTATATTCAGAGAAAAAGATGGTTTTTCCGAGCGAGCTAATGTGATCGTGGATGAGACGGGAAAAGTGATTTTCTTCAAAGTCTATCCGATCAGGGAATTGCCAGACTTGAATGAGATTCTGAATTTTTTGAAAACGCACTGA
- a CDS encoding ABC transporter ATP-binding protein, with amino-acid sequence MNAIVVRNLRKYYGSVKAVDGVDLDVEEGTVVALLGPNGAGKTTTVEIMEGLRKKDSGEIYYFGRKVERIDEEIKSQMGVQLQKTAFFEYLTVQETIELFAGLYGVKVDKKRVIELVEIVALQEKLKSKVKNLSGGQLQRLSFAVALVNDPKILFLDEPTTGLDPQARRHTWQIIEELKKKGKTIFLTTHYMEEAEKLADKVYIMDHGKIIASGTVAQLVNLLEMDSYIEFTADNPHVLQREIAELKLSDHDRLILPTSNVEESIHMLLTKAKQLGIVIDNVVIRRPNLEDVFLNLTGRSLRD; translated from the coding sequence TTGAACGCGATAGTCGTGAGAAATCTCAGAAAGTACTATGGATCAGTCAAAGCAGTCGATGGGGTTGATTTAGACGTTGAGGAAGGAACTGTTGTGGCACTTTTGGGCCCAAACGGTGCGGGTAAGACCACGACGGTGGAGATCATGGAAGGTTTGAGAAAGAAAGACAGTGGAGAAATATATTATTTTGGTAGGAAAGTGGAACGAATCGATGAGGAAATCAAATCTCAGATGGGTGTTCAGCTTCAAAAGACTGCCTTTTTTGAATATTTGACTGTTCAGGAAACTATAGAGCTGTTCGCAGGTTTGTACGGAGTCAAAGTTGATAAGAAACGAGTGATCGAGCTTGTAGAAATTGTAGCTTTGCAAGAGAAACTGAAAAGCAAAGTGAAGAACCTTTCTGGTGGGCAGCTCCAAAGACTCTCCTTCGCCGTGGCACTCGTGAACGATCCGAAGATACTGTTTTTAGATGAACCCACCACTGGGCTCGATCCTCAAGCTAGGAGGCACACATGGCAGATAATAGAAGAATTGAAGAAGAAAGGTAAAACGATCTTTCTGACAACTCATTACATGGAAGAAGCAGAAAAACTGGCAGACAAAGTTTACATCATGGATCATGGAAAGATCATAGCGAGTGGGACAGTGGCTCAGCTTGTGAATTTGCTCGAAATGGACAGCTACATAGAATTCACTGCGGACAATCCCCATGTCCTTCAAAGAGAAATCGCCGAGCTGAAACTTTCTGATCACGATAGGCTGATCCTACCGACGAGTAACGTTGAAGAATCCATCCACATGTTGCTGACCAAAGCAAAGCAACTAGGAATCGTCATAGACAACGTCGTCATCAGAAGACCGAACCTTGAAGACGTTTTTTTGAACCTGACGGGTCGTTCTCTCAGAGATTGA
- a CDS encoding ABC transporter permease, producing MKIFKLAKAFFLNDVREFNGFFWPFVFPLILFFILSSVFSGFYNDEGVSFKLGVFKEEEPAGFGKIVSQVLEQISPKPFQIVYFDDFEEAQRNLQLKKIDVVLKIPKGLNLALARSVLFAGEAVKLEVYTLVNSTESETAGRILQSIFQSVDVEMTKQILSRTGGKYTPVEFELKPIEKRGISREFKYTTYIFPAILLMSILSLAVFNLSLNLIYNREAGVNKKLYTTPIKALEYFFSLGLSIFVSMVLSCILIYMMGLGVYKVSTLSLSLSFIAKLLYSMLVCFSIGMMIVSFCKRFSTAMVVAQISYQIMMFLGGFYFPILSIDMPFFIKAIAYVLPTTYLVENLRVSLYHSVYDLSQLQLWLVPSVWFVASIVLFSLNFKKVMAYE from the coding sequence GTGAAGATCTTCAAGCTGGCGAAAGCTTTCTTTCTGAACGATGTGCGTGAATTCAATGGTTTTTTCTGGCCATTCGTTTTTCCACTCATACTTTTCTTCATATTGTCCTCCGTTTTCTCTGGTTTTTATAACGACGAAGGTGTGAGTTTTAAGCTGGGAGTCTTCAAAGAAGAGGAACCGGCGGGTTTTGGCAAGATAGTTTCGCAGGTTCTCGAGCAGATCAGCCCAAAACCTTTCCAGATCGTATACTTTGACGATTTTGAAGAAGCTCAAAGGAATCTTCAGTTGAAGAAAATCGATGTGGTTCTGAAAATACCAAAAGGTTTGAATTTAGCTCTGGCTAGGAGTGTGCTGTTTGCTGGAGAAGCTGTGAAACTCGAAGTCTATACGCTGGTTAACTCCACTGAGTCTGAAACGGCTGGAAGGATATTACAGTCCATCTTCCAAAGCGTGGATGTTGAAATGACCAAGCAAATTTTGAGTCGAACCGGTGGAAAATACACACCGGTCGAATTCGAACTCAAACCCATTGAAAAACGTGGAATTAGTCGAGAATTCAAGTATACAACCTACATCTTTCCAGCCATTCTTTTGATGTCTATTCTTTCCTTAGCTGTTTTCAATTTATCTCTCAATTTGATCTACAATCGTGAAGCCGGTGTGAACAAGAAATTGTACACCACACCGATCAAAGCCTTAGAATACTTTTTCTCACTCGGTTTGAGTATATTTGTGTCCATGGTGTTGTCGTGCATTCTCATATACATGATGGGTTTGGGAGTGTACAAAGTGAGCACTCTTTCACTTTCGCTGAGTTTCATCGCTAAGCTTCTCTATTCGATGCTGGTTTGTTTCAGCATAGGAATGATGATCGTTTCATTCTGCAAGAGATTTTCAACCGCAATGGTTGTAGCTCAGATTTCTTATCAGATCATGATGTTCTTGGGAGGTTTTTACTTTCCTATTCTGAGTATTGACATGCCTTTCTTCATAAAGGCTATAGCCTATGTGCTACCGACAACTTATCTTGTGGAAAATCTGAGAGTCAGTCTGTACCATAGTGTATACGATCTATCGCAATTGCAACTGTGGTTGGTTCCAAGTGTATGGTTCGTTGCATCGATCGTCTTGTTCTCGTTGAATTTCAAGAAGGTGATGGCTTATGAGTAG
- a CDS encoding ABC transporter permease gives MSRKFFAFAKAYTVESVRNFSSLFMTLFFPVVFLVIFGFLFGGESDYRRTMGVCVDNPKVLSALQNDGNWNLKIYEKDQELIRDVEKGKIPMGLSVQSSKVVLHYQDNPSLMGEVKMIELSVRNTVEKALNSTKQFVKIETVQLHQTEKEISGFDYMVMGVIALSLFSNGMFSMITVFGNYRKKGVLKMVSLTTTKPITVVSSVSLIRLIFSFVSLFVVLLVCKIIFKSDITFNWLLLIPTVVFVTLGMMAIGVLIVSIFKNPNAAINVASVLNTVMVFFSGVYFPISFMPDYLRWIAYILPVKYAADLVRFSANAHILSVSYFLTVNTIFLFGGIFALWVSAKFFMRPE, from the coding sequence ATGAGTAGAAAATTTTTCGCCTTTGCGAAAGCTTACACAGTAGAATCCGTCAGGAACTTTTCAAGTTTGTTCATGACTTTGTTTTTCCCTGTGGTGTTTCTTGTGATATTCGGTTTTTTGTTCGGTGGAGAATCTGATTATCGAAGAACTATGGGGGTGTGTGTTGACAATCCTAAGGTGCTCTCTGCGTTGCAGAATGATGGTAATTGGAATTTGAAGATCTACGAAAAAGATCAGGAACTGATACGAGATGTAGAAAAAGGAAAAATTCCTATGGGATTGAGCGTGCAGAGTTCAAAAGTTGTTCTACACTATCAAGACAATCCCTCTTTAATGGGAGAAGTGAAAATGATTGAGCTGTCTGTGAGAAATACTGTTGAAAAGGCTTTGAACTCGACCAAACAGTTCGTCAAGATCGAGACAGTTCAGCTGCATCAAACGGAGAAAGAAATATCAGGATTCGATTACATGGTCATGGGTGTGATAGCACTTTCTCTTTTCTCCAATGGCATGTTTTCAATGATAACTGTTTTTGGCAATTACAGAAAAAAAGGTGTTCTCAAAATGGTATCTCTGACCACCACGAAACCAATCACTGTGGTTTCGAGTGTATCACTCATAAGATTGATCTTCAGCTTCGTTTCACTTTTTGTGGTCTTGTTGGTGTGCAAAATCATCTTCAAAAGTGATATAACCTTCAACTGGCTTTTGTTGATACCCACCGTTGTATTCGTTACACTTGGAATGATGGCGATAGGGGTATTGATAGTTTCAATCTTCAAAAATCCTAACGCAGCAATCAACGTCGCTTCGGTTCTCAACACGGTCATGGTTTTCTTCTCTGGAGTTTACTTTCCGATCAGTTTCATGCCAGATTATCTAAGGTGGATCGCGTACATCTTGCCTGTCAAGTATGCAGCAGACCTTGTTCGATTCAGCGCCAATGCCCATATACTCAGTGTTTCGTATTTTTTGACGGTGAACACAATCTTTCTTTTTGGTGGTATCTTTGCTCTTTGGGTTTCTGCCAAGTTTTTCATGAGGCCAGAGTGA